One Papaver somniferum cultivar HN1 chromosome 10, ASM357369v1, whole genome shotgun sequence genomic window carries:
- the LOC113318376 gene encoding splicing factor U2af large subunit A-like isoform X1: MSGFDNSRDGNGETYKVEQDHGGGGSSPHDLVEDRDSHHKHSSRGSDRDGSRNRGRGQHRENDYGGYNRDYKSRSNDRGRRKERGGRTENNGFDRLRNCDYDRRGSDKDRDRKSRHRSRSRSKDTSRSPSGSRSRSKRTSGFDMAPPSTAVPGQLPGAPPINPEMFSSMFPFGSTPFGALQLMPAQSMTQQATRHARRVYVGCLPPLANEQTIATYFGGVMAAIGGNTAGPGDAVVNVYINQEKKFAFVEMRTVEEASNAMALDGIIFDGVSCRVRRPTDYNPSLAAALGPSQPSPLLNLAAVGLTLGATGGAEGPDRVFVGGLPYYFTDAQIRELLESFGSLRGFDLVKDRDTGNSKGYGFCVYQDPAVTDIACAALNGLKMGDKTLTVRRATASIGQANQDNILQQAQQHVAMQKMVLQAGGLSFPGIGNTVTGEALEVPTKVVCLTEVVTADELRDDGEYEEILEDMKDEGGKFGSLVSIIIPRPNANEEQTPGVGKVFLEYVDTTSSAMAKLALDGRKFGGNEVKAVYYPEDKFSVGHYEA, encoded by the exons ATGTCCGGTTTTGATAATTCCCGTGATGGTAATGGCGAAACTTACAAAGTAGAGCAAGATCATGGAGGAGGAGGCTCTTCTCCTCACGATTTGGTTGAAGATCGAGATTCTCATCACAAG CATAGTTCCCGTGGATCAGATCGTGATGGGTCAAGAAATAGAGGAAGGGGCCAACATAGGGAAAATGACTATGGTGGTTATAATAGGGATTACAAGAGCAGGAGTAATGATAGAGGAAGGAGGAAGGAAAGAGGAGGAAGAACTGAAAATAATGGCTTCGATCGCCTTAGGAACTGTGATTATGACAG GCGTGGCTCTGATAAAGACAGGGATAGGAAGTCTAGACATAGATCACGCTCTCGCTCGAAGGATACATCTAGATCACCTTCCGGTTCTCGTTCGAGAAG CAAAAGGACAAGCGGTTTTGATATGGCACCGCCAAGTACCGCTGTTCCTG GTCAATTGCCTGGGGCTCCTCCAATAAATCCAGAAATGTTTTCAAGCATGTTTCCTTTTGGCAGCACACCG TTTGGAGCTCTTCAACTAATGCCTGCGCAATCCATGACTCAGCAG GCTACAAGGCATGCTCGCCGTGTATACGTTGGTTGCCTTCCTCCCCTGGCAAATGAGCAG ACGATCGCAACATATTTTGGTGGTGTTATGGCGGCTATTGGAGGAAATACTGCTGGGCCag GTGATGCTGTAGTCAATGTGTACATTAATCAAGAAAAGAAGTTCGCTTTTGTTGAGATGAGAACTGTTGAAGAAGCAAGTAATGCTATGGCGTTGGACGGGATAATATTTGAT GGTGTCTCTTGTAGGGTTCGAAGACCTACCGACTATAACCCTTCACTGGCTGCAGCACTTGGGCCTAGTCAACCAAGTCCCCTTCTCAACTTAGCTGCTGTAGGTCTCACACTGGG CGCAACCGGTGGTGCAGAGGGACCAGACCGTGTCTTTGTAGGTGGATTGCCATACTATTTCACAGATGCGCAAATAAGGGAACTGCTTGAATCTTTTGG ATCTTTGCGTGGATTTGACCTTGTTAAGGATAGGGACACTGGAAACTCCAAAGGTTATGGTTTTTGTGTCTATCAA GATCCTGCGGTAACAGATATTGCTTGTGCTGCTCTTAATGGTCTGAAAATGGGTGATAAGACTTTAACTGTTCGCCGTGCCACTGCCAG TATTGGGCAAGCAAACCAGGATAATATACTCCAGCAGGCACAACAGCATGTAGCTATGCAG AAAATGGTCTTGCAGGCTGGTGGCTTGAGTTTCCCTGGGATTGGTAATACAGTAACTGGAGAAGCTCTAGAGGTTCCTACTAAGGTTGTTTGCTTGACCGAG GTGGTGACTGCAGATGAACTGCGGGATGATGGTGAATACGAAGAAATACTAGAGGACATGAAGGATGAAGGCGGCAAATTTG GTTCACTAGTGAGTATTATCATTCCTCGGCCTAATGCTAATGAAGAGCAGACACCAGGAGTTGGAAAG GTGTTCCTAGAATATGTGGACACCACAAGTTCTGCCATGGCAAAGCTTGCACTTGATGGTAGGAAGTTTGGCGGAAATGAAGTTAAGGCTGTCTATTACCCTGAAGATAAATTTTCTGTAGGGCACTATGAAGCTTGA
- the LOC113318376 gene encoding splicing factor U2af large subunit A-like isoform X2 produces MFSSMFPFGSTPFGALQLMPAQSMTQQATRHARRVYVGCLPPLANEQTIATYFGGVMAAIGGNTAGPGDAVVNVYINQEKKFAFVEMRTVEEASNAMALDGIIFDGVSCRVRRPTDYNPSLAAALGPSQPSPLLNLAAVGLTLGATGGAEGPDRVFVGGLPYYFTDAQIRELLESFGSLRGFDLVKDRDTGNSKGYGFCVYQDPAVTDIACAALNGLKMGDKTLTVRRATASIGQANQDNILQQAQQHVAMQKMVLQAGGLSFPGIGNTVTGEALEVPTKVVCLTEVVTADELRDDGEYEEILEDMKDEGGKFGSLVSIIIPRPNANEEQTPGVGKVFLEYVDTTSSAMAKLALDGRKFGGNEVKAVYYPEDKFSVGHYEA; encoded by the exons ATGTTTTCAAGCATGTTTCCTTTTGGCAGCACACCG TTTGGAGCTCTTCAACTAATGCCTGCGCAATCCATGACTCAGCAG GCTACAAGGCATGCTCGCCGTGTATACGTTGGTTGCCTTCCTCCCCTGGCAAATGAGCAG ACGATCGCAACATATTTTGGTGGTGTTATGGCGGCTATTGGAGGAAATACTGCTGGGCCag GTGATGCTGTAGTCAATGTGTACATTAATCAAGAAAAGAAGTTCGCTTTTGTTGAGATGAGAACTGTTGAAGAAGCAAGTAATGCTATGGCGTTGGACGGGATAATATTTGAT GGTGTCTCTTGTAGGGTTCGAAGACCTACCGACTATAACCCTTCACTGGCTGCAGCACTTGGGCCTAGTCAACCAAGTCCCCTTCTCAACTTAGCTGCTGTAGGTCTCACACTGGG CGCAACCGGTGGTGCAGAGGGACCAGACCGTGTCTTTGTAGGTGGATTGCCATACTATTTCACAGATGCGCAAATAAGGGAACTGCTTGAATCTTTTGG ATCTTTGCGTGGATTTGACCTTGTTAAGGATAGGGACACTGGAAACTCCAAAGGTTATGGTTTTTGTGTCTATCAA GATCCTGCGGTAACAGATATTGCTTGTGCTGCTCTTAATGGTCTGAAAATGGGTGATAAGACTTTAACTGTTCGCCGTGCCACTGCCAG TATTGGGCAAGCAAACCAGGATAATATACTCCAGCAGGCACAACAGCATGTAGCTATGCAG AAAATGGTCTTGCAGGCTGGTGGCTTGAGTTTCCCTGGGATTGGTAATACAGTAACTGGAGAAGCTCTAGAGGTTCCTACTAAGGTTGTTTGCTTGACCGAG GTGGTGACTGCAGATGAACTGCGGGATGATGGTGAATACGAAGAAATACTAGAGGACATGAAGGATGAAGGCGGCAAATTTG GTTCACTAGTGAGTATTATCATTCCTCGGCCTAATGCTAATGAAGAGCAGACACCAGGAGTTGGAAAG GTGTTCCTAGAATATGTGGACACCACAAGTTCTGCCATGGCAAAGCTTGCACTTGATGGTAGGAAGTTTGGCGGAAATGAAGTTAAGGCTGTCTATTACCCTGAAGATAAATTTTCTGTAGGGCACTATGAAGCTTGA